A window of Cohnella herbarum contains these coding sequences:
- a CDS encoding DUF2768 family protein yields MYIMLQTFAAAKLDAMGKMWVSMIGIGLMVLAALIITYARNKTKGWIRLVLTLVAIVMLIYGVICGLLSLI; encoded by the coding sequence ATGTACATAATGTTACAAACCTTTGCCGCCGCCAAGTTGGATGCGATGGGTAAAATGTGGGTTTCCATGATCGGCATAGGCTTGATGGTGTTAGCCGCTCTTATCATTACATACGCGCGCAACAAGACCAAAGGCTGGATTCGTCTAGTTTTGACGCTAGTCGCTATCGTTATGCTGATATATGGAGTTATTTGCGGACTTCTGTCCCTGATCTAA
- a CDS encoding capping complex subunit for YIEGIA: protein MAKIVGVVTTNRQKVGGGSPIFFANDREELQKIAHLLEKIMDCAAHLIDEDLFIIVKRQ from the coding sequence GTGGCTAAAATCGTAGGCGTCGTCACGACGAATCGGCAGAAAGTCGGGGGAGGATCGCCGATATTCTTCGCGAATGACCGGGAGGAGCTTCAGAAAATCGCGCATTTGCTGGAGAAAATCATGGATTGCGCGGCGCATTTGATCGACGAGGATTTATTTATCATCGTGAAGAGACAATGA
- a CDS encoding stage VI sporulation protein F gives MDKFPKDLLGAVNKKAGKNISENSIKKIASNVTPSTLQSEAQIRALIKQVSAMANIPVSEETIKEIVNAVKKSGMNLNSLESLVKMMVKK, from the coding sequence ATGGACAAATTTCCTAAAGATCTGCTTGGCGCGGTAAACAAAAAAGCCGGGAAAAATATTTCCGAGAATTCAATCAAAAAGATTGCCAGCAACGTAACGCCAAGCACCTTGCAAAGCGAAGCGCAAATCAGAGCTCTGATCAAACAAGTTTCGGCGATGGCTAACATTCCTGTGTCGGAGGAAACGATTAAGGAAATCGTTAACGCCGTCAAGAAAAGCGGGATGAACTTGAACAGCTTGGAGTCGCTCGTTAAGATGATGGTCAAGAAATGA
- the plsY gene encoding glycerol-3-phosphate 1-O-acyltransferase PlsY, which yields MLNSFIAIVAVIVSYLLGSISFSILFARWLRKIDIRDHGSGNAGATNTLRVLGKGPAIAVFLLDIAKGSVAVGLGIWLGDGNDWISVACGLAAIGGHNWPIYFRFKGGKGIATTIGALIVWAFLPTLIAGIVAILVIVFTRYVSLGSMIFAVWLPILFYVFDLDAAYIWGALVVAVLAIVRHRKNIVKLLNGTENKLGSSKKGEPHGA from the coding sequence GTGTTAAATTCGTTTATCGCGATCGTTGCGGTTATTGTCAGCTATTTGTTAGGCTCGATTTCATTCAGCATCTTGTTCGCCCGGTGGCTTCGTAAAATCGATATTCGCGATCATGGGAGCGGGAACGCGGGAGCAACCAACACGCTTAGGGTATTGGGGAAAGGGCCTGCCATCGCGGTGTTCTTGCTTGATATCGCGAAGGGCTCCGTTGCGGTTGGCTTAGGAATATGGCTTGGCGACGGCAACGATTGGATTTCGGTAGCTTGTGGTCTTGCGGCGATCGGCGGACACAATTGGCCGATCTATTTCCGCTTCAAAGGCGGTAAAGGAATCGCGACGACGATCGGCGCTTTAATCGTTTGGGCGTTCCTTCCGACGTTAATCGCGGGGATCGTAGCGATTCTGGTTATCGTATTTACGCGATACGTGTCGCTTGGATCGATGATCTTCGCCGTATGGCTTCCGATATTGTTTTATGTATTCGATCTGGATGCGGCTTATATTTGGGGGGCATTGGTCGTCGCCGTATTGGCGATCGTACGTCATCGTAAAAATATCGTTAAGCTGCTGAACGGTACGGAGAACAAGCTGGGGAGCAGCAAGAAAGGTGAACCTCATGGCGCATAA
- a CDS encoding NAD(P)H-dependent glycerol-3-phosphate dehydrogenase has protein sequence MAHKKIAVIVAGSWGTALSRVLADNGHLVTLWTRNQAQADEINRERRNEKYLPGATLPEGITATTDMAVAVNGAEAVLFVAPSSAMRDVARLAAPHLHKEALVIHATKGFESDSLKRMSTVLAEELDRPEERIVVLSGPSHAEEVINRHPTTIVVASKEIACAESAQDLFMNESYFRVYTNPDLIGVETAGAIKNIIALGAGLSDGLGFGDNAKAALITRGLAEIARLGAAMGANPLTFAGLAGVGDLIVTCTSQHSRNWRAGSMLAQGLPLAEVLTKMGMVVEGVRTTKAAHILSEQHGVEMPITDQLYAVLFEGIPPEKAVGALMGRVRTHEIEEIATASQDKWFKG, from the coding sequence ATGGCGCATAAGAAGATTGCCGTTATCGTTGCGGGGAGCTGGGGGACGGCACTGTCGCGCGTATTGGCCGACAATGGCCACTTGGTAACGCTATGGACTCGTAATCAAGCTCAGGCGGACGAAATCAACCGCGAGAGACGTAACGAGAAATATCTGCCCGGCGCGACATTACCGGAAGGGATTACGGCTACGACGGATATGGCCGTAGCCGTAAACGGCGCGGAAGCCGTCTTATTCGTTGCGCCTTCTTCGGCTATGAGGGATGTGGCTCGTCTAGCCGCTCCCCACTTACATAAAGAAGCGCTTGTCATCCATGCGACCAAAGGATTCGAAAGCGACAGCCTGAAACGAATGTCTACCGTGCTTGCAGAGGAGCTCGACAGGCCGGAGGAACGAATCGTTGTTCTGTCCGGTCCAAGCCATGCGGAGGAAGTCATTAATCGTCATCCGACGACGATTGTCGTCGCTTCCAAAGAAATCGCCTGCGCGGAGTCGGCTCAAGATCTATTTATGAATGAATCCTACTTCCGCGTTTATACGAATCCCGATCTTATCGGAGTCGAAACGGCCGGCGCGATCAAAAATATTATTGCGCTAGGGGCAGGTTTGTCCGACGGTCTTGGTTTCGGAGATAATGCCAAGGCTGCTCTGATCACTCGCGGCCTTGCGGAGATTGCGCGGTTAGGCGCAGCTATGGGGGCCAATCCGTTGACGTTCGCCGGTCTAGCCGGAGTCGGGGATTTGATCGTGACTTGTACGAGCCAGCACAGCCGGAACTGGAGAGCGGGCTCTATGCTCGCTCAAGGTCTGCCGTTAGCGGAAGTGTTGACGAAAATGGGAATGGTCGTAGAAGGCGTCAGAACGACGAAGGCGGCCCACATTCTCTCGGAACAGCACGGAGTCGAGATGCCGATCACCGATCAGCTCTATGCCGTTCTGTTCGAAGGGATTCCTCCGGAGAAAGCTGTCGGAGCGCTAATGGGGCGGGTTCGTACCCATGAAATCGAGGAAATCGCGACCGCTTCGCAAGATAAATGGTTCAAAGGCTAA
- a CDS encoding alkaline phosphatase codes for MLKNKLVALFVSSALVVTSAVSGIASAAAAEAKPSITILPIDRAIVLAGQKLDFRVELNDAVVSKDALSVTVNGKDAETYFGKKAVRTNANEKSAEFTIKNVSFPKAEKITIRATAKVDGKSIAKSVGYEVYQTVGNAKTAKNVVLFIGDGMSANIRTAARVVSKGIDEGKFKGWLEMEKMDYMGLITTSGMDSIVTDSANSASAYATGHKTAVNAEGVYPDNTSDPLDDPRVENIVELVKRTKKMATGIVTTADVTDATPAAMATHTRKRSTSEEIVNMFLEPGSRPDVLMGGGLEWFLPENQGGKRKDGKNKIDAFKSSGYSYVTNATELNKVTNKNQLLGLFKKGNMNVYFDREYTKPVNTAIVGQDTDQPTLMEMTTKAIDVLDNNKNGFFLMVEAASIDKMAHPMDFERLIWDTIEFDKTIGLVKQYALKHPDTLIIVTSDHGHSMTLNGTYDTAAAAGKSADELRELVGTYADSKFPTYVDANKDGFPDNPDSNWKIAVGWGNHPDYNEDYLTNPVPVNPTIQDPNVKDKAWFIANPDKDPNGIHLPGNIPHDESVEVHTFDDVPVNASGPGAQAFAGYMDNTQVFRNMVTALGIRATSK; via the coding sequence ATGTTAAAGAACAAGCTTGTGGCCTTATTTGTTAGTTCCGCGCTCGTAGTGACTTCCGCAGTATCCGGCATCGCTTCCGCAGCGGCCGCGGAAGCAAAGCCTTCCATCACGATCCTTCCAATCGATCGGGCAATCGTTCTTGCGGGGCAAAAGCTCGATTTCCGAGTCGAATTAAACGATGCGGTCGTTTCGAAAGACGCGCTATCGGTAACGGTAAACGGGAAAGACGCGGAAACCTATTTCGGTAAAAAAGCGGTTCGCACGAACGCGAACGAGAAAAGCGCTGAATTCACGATAAAAAATGTAAGCTTTCCTAAAGCGGAAAAGATTACGATTAGAGCGACAGCGAAAGTAGACGGTAAATCGATTGCCAAATCCGTTGGTTACGAAGTGTATCAAACGGTAGGCAACGCGAAGACGGCGAAAAACGTAGTTCTCTTCATCGGCGACGGCATGAGCGCGAACATCCGTACCGCTGCCCGCGTCGTATCGAAAGGAATCGACGAAGGAAAGTTCAAGGGCTGGCTGGAAATGGAAAAGATGGACTACATGGGTTTGATTACGACATCGGGTATGGATTCCATCGTAACGGATTCCGCGAATTCCGCTTCGGCTTACGCGACTGGCCACAAAACGGCCGTTAACGCCGAAGGCGTATATCCGGACAATACGTCCGATCCGTTGGACGATCCGAGAGTGGAAAATATCGTCGAGCTCGTGAAACGCACGAAGAAAATGGCGACGGGTATCGTTACGACGGCGGATGTCACCGATGCGACGCCAGCGGCGATGGCAACCCATACCCGCAAACGCAGCACGTCCGAAGAGATCGTGAATATGTTCTTGGAGCCGGGATCCCGTCCGGACGTTCTGATGGGCGGCGGATTGGAATGGTTCTTGCCGGAAAATCAAGGCGGCAAACGTAAAGACGGGAAGAATAAGATCGACGCGTTTAAGTCCTCGGGTTATTCTTACGTTACGAACGCGACCGAGCTCAACAAGGTAACGAACAAAAACCAATTGCTCGGCTTGTTTAAGAAAGGCAACATGAACGTCTACTTCGACCGGGAGTATACGAAGCCGGTCAATACGGCGATCGTCGGTCAAGATACGGACCAACCGACGTTGATGGAAATGACGACCAAAGCGATCGACGTTCTCGATAACAACAAGAACGGATTCTTTTTAATGGTAGAGGCCGCGTCTATCGATAAAATGGCGCATCCGATGGATTTCGAAAGATTGATATGGGATACGATAGAGTTCGATAAAACGATCGGTTTAGTGAAACAATACGCGCTCAAACATCCGGACACATTAATTATCGTAACTTCGGATCACGGCCATTCGATGACGCTGAACGGAACTTACGATACGGCTGCGGCTGCTGGAAAAAGCGCCGATGAATTGCGCGAGCTCGTAGGTACGTACGCGGATTCCAAGTTTCCGACGTATGTAGATGCGAACAAGGACGGGTTCCCGGACAACCCGGATTCGAATTGGAAGATAGCGGTAGGTTGGGGGAACCATCCGGATTATAACGAGGACTACTTGACGAACCCGGTTCCCGTTAATCCGACGATTCAAGATCCGAATGTGAAAGATAAAGCATGGTTCATCGCTAATCCGGACAAAGATCCGAACGGAATTCATCTGCCGGGTAACATTCCGCACGACGAATCGGTTGAAGTTCATACCTTCGACGACGTGCCGGTTAACGCTTCCGGCCCGGGAGCGCAAGCTTTCGCGGGTTACATGGATAATACGCAAGTATTCCGCAATATGGTTACGGCGCTCGGAATTCGGGCGACTTCCAAGTAA
- a CDS encoding lysophospholipid acyltransferase family protein: MLYRFCRMILRMLFLLLYRLEARGVSNIPLEGPVILCSNHKSLQDPITLGVWVPRKVHYMAKEELFRIPLFGSLIRAVGAFPVKRGGVSKEAIRTAITLLQGGNVMGIFPEGTRNESVGMGKRGAVTMGIRSKALIVPVALVGQYRPFRKMLAVYGAPIDLGPYAEQGTTESMEEATELIMSRIREMMKTGQPAS; this comes from the coding sequence ATGTTATACCGATTCTGCAGGATGATCCTACGCATGCTGTTCTTGCTGCTGTACAGGTTGGAAGCTAGAGGGGTATCCAATATTCCGCTCGAAGGACCCGTTATTTTATGTAGCAATCATAAGAGTTTACAAGATCCCATCACTTTGGGGGTATGGGTGCCCCGCAAAGTTCATTATATGGCTAAAGAAGAATTGTTCCGCATTCCTCTCTTCGGCTCGCTTATAAGAGCCGTGGGCGCGTTCCCGGTTAAACGCGGGGGCGTTAGCAAGGAAGCGATCCGAACGGCTATCACTCTATTGCAGGGCGGTAACGTGATGGGGATTTTTCCGGAAGGTACGCGCAACGAATCGGTCGGCATGGGGAAACGGGGAGCCGTTACGATGGGAATCCGTTCCAAAGCTCTCATCGTCCCGGTCGCGTTAGTTGGGCAGTATCGTCCGTTCCGCAAGATGCTCGCGGTGTATGGAGCACCCATTGATCTAGGTCCATATGCTGAGCAAGGCACGACCGAAAGTATGGAGGAAGCGACCGAGTTGATCATGTCCCGAATCCGGGAAATGATGAAGACGGGGCAGCCGGCATCTTAA
- the cmk gene encoding (d)CMP kinase has translation MNGSYSHKINIAIDGPAGAGKSTVARMVASALQYIYVDTGAMYRAVTLKALESGFSTEDNELVGRLAHEMDIVLLPGSDTQRVIVDDEDVTSRLRSLEINRNVSYVARLEGVRKRMAELQRRMAQQKGVVMDGRDIGTHVLPDAELKIFLTATPRERATRRFLELGPDADITLDQLEAEIARRDQLDQEREIAPLLQAPDARLIDSTGRTVDEVAEEIVQWGLAATRTILAEEK, from the coding sequence ATGAATGGATCTTATTCTCACAAAATCAATATCGCTATCGATGGGCCTGCGGGAGCGGGAAAGAGCACGGTTGCCCGTATGGTTGCCAGCGCTCTTCAATATATTTACGTCGATACGGGCGCGATGTACAGAGCCGTAACGCTTAAAGCGCTCGAATCGGGGTTCTCGACTGAGGACAACGAGCTTGTAGGACGATTGGCCCATGAGATGGATATCGTATTGCTGCCGGGTTCCGATACGCAGCGCGTTATCGTGGACGATGAAGACGTTACCTCGCGGCTACGATCTTTGGAGATCAATCGCAACGTTTCATATGTCGCCCGGTTGGAAGGCGTCCGCAAGCGCATGGCCGAACTCCAACGTCGCATGGCGCAACAGAAAGGCGTCGTCATGGACGGGCGCGACATCGGCACGCACGTATTGCCGGATGCCGAATTGAAAATTTTCCTGACAGCAACTCCGCGGGAAAGGGCGACGCGCCGATTTTTGGAGTTAGGCCCGGACGCGGATATTACTTTAGATCAATTAGAGGCGGAAATCGCCCGAAGGGATCAACTGGATCAGGAGCGGGAAATCGCGCCTCTCCTTCAAGCTCCTGATGCTCGCCTGATCGACTCTACGGGTCGAACGGTGGACGAAGTGGCTGAAGAAATCGTACAATGGGGACTTGCGGCGACAAGAACCATTTTGGCGGAGGAGAAGTAG
- the rpsA gene encoding 30S ribosomal protein S1, producing MSEEINVQETAAAEPVTETATETVSQDALENLVTLKKGDTVKGTVVKIEDNQAYVSLGYKYDGVIPLRELSSVNLENAAEAVQIGQEVEAKIVSINDAKESLVLSKRQVDSPRAWDELQAKFESGEAFEVAITDVVKGGLVADVGVRGFIPASMVERHFVEDFASYKGRTLKVKVKEIDRENNKVILSAKDVLDAEYEVQKQQIMSSLQAGQVLDGKIQRLTPFGAFVDIGGIDGLVHVSEMAWQHVAHPADVVAEGQSVKVKVLKVDPSLGKISLSIKAAQPGPWDSANGQFNVGDIVTGVVKRLVSFGAFVEIAPGVEGLVHISQIAHRHVATPFEVLKEGQEVQAKVLDFNPAEKRISLSIKETEEAPARPEREAREPRAPRAPREESNLPPAESMSFNLGEKFGDKLSKFK from the coding sequence ATGTCTGAAGAAATCAACGTCCAGGAAACGGCGGCCGCCGAACCGGTAACGGAAACAGCAACGGAAACGGTAAGCCAAGATGCACTGGAAAATCTCGTGACCTTGAAGAAAGGGGACACCGTGAAAGGTACGGTAGTCAAAATCGAGGATAACCAAGCGTATGTTAGCCTTGGATATAAATACGACGGTGTTATTCCGTTGCGCGAGCTTTCTTCCGTTAACTTGGAGAATGCTGCCGAAGCGGTACAAATCGGCCAAGAAGTAGAAGCGAAGATCGTGAGCATCAACGATGCCAAAGAATCGCTCGTTCTCTCTAAACGCCAAGTCGACAGCCCGCGCGCGTGGGACGAACTTCAAGCGAAGTTCGAAAGCGGCGAAGCGTTCGAAGTCGCGATTACCGACGTCGTTAAAGGCGGTTTGGTAGCTGACGTAGGCGTTCGCGGATTTATTCCGGCTTCTATGGTCGAACGTCATTTCGTCGAAGACTTCGCTTCTTACAAAGGCCGTACGTTAAAAGTCAAAGTCAAAGAAATCGACCGCGAGAACAACAAGGTCATTCTTTCGGCTAAAGACGTGCTGGATGCAGAGTATGAAGTTCAAAAGCAACAAATCATGAGCTCCCTGCAAGCCGGTCAAGTGTTGGATGGCAAAATCCAACGCCTTACTCCGTTCGGCGCGTTCGTGGATATCGGCGGTATCGATGGTCTCGTACACGTATCCGAAATGGCTTGGCAGCACGTTGCCCACCCTGCGGACGTCGTAGCTGAAGGACAAAGCGTGAAGGTTAAGGTTCTGAAAGTCGATCCTTCCCTCGGCAAAATTTCTCTCAGCATCAAAGCGGCTCAACCGGGTCCATGGGATTCCGCTAACGGACAATTCAACGTTGGCGACATCGTAACGGGCGTAGTTAAACGTCTTGTTAGCTTTGGCGCATTCGTTGAGATCGCTCCCGGCGTTGAAGGTCTCGTTCACATTTCGCAAATCGCGCACCGTCACGTTGCGACGCCATTCGAAGTGTTGAAGGAAGGCCAAGAAGTTCAAGCGAAAGTGCTTGATTTCAACCCTGCGGAAAAACGTATTTCCCTTTCGATCAAAGAAACGGAAGAAGCGCCGGCTCGTCCTGAACGCGAAGCTCGCGAGCCTCGTGCTCCGCGCGCTCCTCGCGAAGAAAGTAACCTGCCGCCTGCGGAAAGCATGAGCTTTAACCTAGGCGAAAAATTCGGCGACAAGCTGAGCAAATTCAAATAA
- a CDS encoding 2Fe-2S iron-sulfur cluster-binding protein, giving the protein MTNPHKVTFLPDNKSVNVRPGTTLLDASRRAGVTIRTRCGGVAGCLMCKVQVAEDQAEFLQPPTVAESRKLGSSMLAEGVRLSCQARTRNSVTVSVPEDPLKAAIRKRLAEQQQEDDWLN; this is encoded by the coding sequence ATGACGAACCCACATAAGGTTACTTTTCTGCCGGATAACAAATCGGTCAACGTACGGCCCGGTACGACGCTATTAGACGCTTCGCGACGCGCGGGGGTCACGATACGCACGCGTTGCGGCGGAGTCGCGGGCTGTCTCATGTGCAAGGTCCAAGTTGCGGAAGATCAGGCGGAATTTCTGCAACCGCCAACCGTTGCGGAATCCCGCAAGCTAGGCTCGTCCATGTTGGCTGAAGGAGTCAGGCTTTCCTGCCAAGCCCGAACGAGAAATTCGGTAACCGTGTCCGTACCCGAGGATCCGTTAAAGGCTGCCATACGCAAGAGATTAGCAGAACAGCAGCAGGAAGACGATTGGTTGAATTAA
- a CDS encoding YIEGIA family protein yields MFEWFQSHRDMMCVIMGAAFGLGARIFMLRSDYRQYPAYPHGKIIHLSLGLIAGALGAVAVPALFNKDYTAITFLSLAAQQFREVRNMERNTLTAIDHLELVPRGAAYIEGIAVVFEGRNYLAILTAFMVSVFVMWVGWWAGLLAGAASLLVAHYFMKGKKISHIAHVEMAPIRLDGPNLYVGDVYMMNVGLDENREIIREQGIGFILVPKNDDAKVTIANLGQRQAILHDVSTRLGVYRDDGDPALMPIAKLGLRTGKLGLLVLPREKDVDKAYQAVSNVPLLEAAVRMPTEANRKSTEAKQSG; encoded by the coding sequence ATGTTCGAATGGTTTCAATCCCACAGGGATATGATGTGCGTAATTATGGGGGCGGCTTTCGGGCTTGGCGCGAGAATTTTTATGCTCCGCAGCGATTACAGGCAATATCCCGCTTATCCCCACGGGAAAATCATCCACCTCTCGCTCGGGTTAATAGCCGGGGCATTGGGGGCGGTTGCCGTTCCAGCGTTGTTTAACAAGGATTACACGGCGATCACGTTTCTCTCGCTCGCGGCGCAACAATTCCGTGAAGTGCGAAATATGGAGCGGAATACGTTAACGGCGATCGATCATCTGGAGTTGGTTCCTCGAGGCGCCGCTTATATTGAAGGGATTGCGGTCGTATTCGAGGGTCGTAATTACTTGGCGATACTCACTGCGTTCATGGTCAGCGTATTCGTGATGTGGGTGGGGTGGTGGGCCGGTCTGTTAGCCGGGGCTGCATCCCTGCTCGTTGCGCACTATTTCATGAAAGGCAAAAAAATATCCCATATCGCTCATGTTGAGATGGCTCCGATCAGATTGGATGGACCGAATCTTTACGTTGGGGACGTCTATATGATGAACGTTGGATTAGACGAGAACAGGGAGATTATCCGGGAGCAAGGAATCGGTTTTATCCTCGTGCCGAAGAACGACGACGCTAAAGTAACGATCGCCAATCTCGGCCAGCGCCAAGCGATCTTGCATGATGTTTCGACTAGATTAGGCGTGTATCGCGATGACGGCGACCCGGCTCTGATGCCGATCGCGAAGCTGGGATTGCGCACGGGGAAGTTGGGTTTACTGGTTCTGCCCCGGGAGAAGGATGTAGATAAAGCCTATCAGGCGGTAAGCAACGTACCTTTACTGGAAGCTGCGGTGAGAATGCCGACGGAAGCGAACCGGAAGAGCACGGAGGCGAAGCAAAGTGGCTAA
- the der gene encoding ribosome biogenesis GTPase Der, whose translation MARPVIAIVGRPNVGKSTIFNRIIGDRLAIVEDKPGVTRDRIYGTGEWNGRSFSVIDTGGIEIDGEDSLLRSVRAQAELAIEEADVIIFMVDAKAGVTNADEEVAQMLFRSHKPIVLAVNKVDNLQRMDDIYEFYVLGFGDPVPLSGSHGQGIGDLLDAAVNKLPVKEEKEYNDDIIKVALIGRPNVGKSSLVNAILGEERVIVSNIAGTTRDAIDTPFEKDGQKYVLIDTAGMRKRGKVYESTEKYSVMRAMQAIERADVVLVVINGEEGIIDQDKHIAGYAHENGKAAIFVVNKWDVVDKNDKTMQHFTNTIRDHFLFMSYAPVVYLSALTKHRLTKLFPVVNRVAEQHALRVPTNVLNDIISDAVAINPPPTDKGRRLRINYVTQVAVKPPTLLIFVNDPELMHFSYERYLENKIRAAFEFEGTPLRLFTRKKSDQE comes from the coding sequence ATGGCACGACCCGTAATCGCCATCGTCGGAAGGCCCAATGTGGGCAAATCCACGATTTTTAACCGGATCATAGGTGACCGACTCGCTATCGTAGAAGATAAGCCGGGCGTCACTCGCGACCGTATCTATGGCACTGGTGAATGGAACGGACGATCCTTTAGCGTAATTGATACAGGCGGCATCGAGATCGATGGAGAAGACAGCCTGCTTCGTTCCGTTCGCGCTCAAGCGGAGCTCGCCATCGAAGAAGCCGACGTGATTATATTCATGGTAGACGCCAAAGCCGGCGTAACGAACGCCGACGAAGAAGTCGCGCAAATGTTATTCCGTTCCCATAAGCCGATCGTGCTTGCGGTGAACAAAGTGGATAATTTGCAGCGGATGGACGATATCTACGAGTTCTACGTACTCGGTTTCGGCGATCCCGTACCTTTATCGGGTTCTCATGGACAAGGTATCGGGGATCTGCTTGACGCCGCCGTGAATAAGCTCCCCGTTAAGGAAGAGAAAGAGTATAACGACGATATTATTAAAGTCGCGTTAATCGGTCGTCCTAACGTCGGCAAGTCGTCTCTCGTCAATGCTATTCTAGGCGAAGAACGCGTAATCGTGAGCAATATCGCCGGAACGACTCGCGATGCGATCGATACTCCGTTCGAGAAAGATGGACAGAAGTACGTGTTGATCGACACCGCCGGTATGCGCAAGCGCGGCAAAGTCTATGAATCGACCGAGAAGTACAGCGTCATGAGAGCTATGCAAGCGATCGAGAGAGCAGACGTGGTTCTCGTTGTCATCAATGGCGAGGAAGGAATTATCGACCAAGATAAGCATATCGCCGGATACGCGCACGAGAATGGAAAAGCGGCTATATTCGTCGTCAATAAGTGGGACGTCGTCGACAAGAACGATAAAACGATGCAGCACTTCACGAATACGATCCGCGATCATTTCTTGTTCATGTCTTACGCTCCTGTCGTCTATTTGTCGGCTTTAACGAAGCATCGGTTAACGAAGCTGTTCCCGGTCGTTAACCGCGTTGCGGAGCAGCATGCGTTAAGGGTTCCAACCAATGTGCTTAACGATATTATTTCGGACGCGGTTGCAATTAACCCACCGCCGACGGATAAAGGCCGCAGATTGCGTATCAATTACGTGACTCAGGTAGCCGTCAAGCCGCCAACGTTGCTTATATTCGTTAATGACCCTGAATTGATGCACTTTTCTTATGAGCGTTACTTGGAGAACAAGATTCGCGCGGCATTCGAGTTTGAAGGAACTCCGCTTAGATTGTTCACTCGTAAGAAATCAGATCAGGAATAG
- a CDS encoding 2Fe-2S iron-sulfur cluster-binding protein, translated as MITLTGRTLTKTVESQIGKSLLQLAQGASVDWQYNCSRGTCAKCRCIVLEGAERLSEVNDAEWDRLGPEELEAGYRLGCQATVVKEGEITAKNKTYF; from the coding sequence ATGATTACTTTAACCGGACGAACCCTCACCAAAACCGTGGAATCGCAAATCGGCAAAAGCCTGCTGCAGTTGGCGCAAGGGGCATCGGTGGATTGGCAATATAATTGCTCTCGCGGAACGTGCGCGAAATGCAGATGTATTGTCTTGGAAGGCGCCGAACGGCTGTCGGAAGTGAACGATGCCGAGTGGGACAGGCTAGGACCCGAGGAGCTTGAAGCCGGATATCGGTTAGGTTGTCAAGCGACCGTCGTTAAAGAAGGCGAAATAACGGCGAAAAACAAAACTTATTTTTGA
- a CDS encoding flagellar brake protein, with product MLPKINQTMYIQTETDTEPLTLRSRVADVDNQNIYIEIPLDEKSRKLYRTQTGEKLQVYFFTQEGVKHLFPSVVTGYRKEAVNLVAIRKPELEEITKDQRRSYLRVEANLELAVRIGEKLRFLAITEDVGGGGVSFTCERNRPIVQNGVLTCWLLLNYKGGTIAHAKFEGEVVRVLPIEPDKNLIMMRFQDIADSDQQKIIRFCFERQLDNRKD from the coding sequence TTGCTTCCGAAAATCAATCAGACAATGTACATACAGACCGAAACGGATACAGAACCCTTAACGCTGCGTTCGCGCGTGGCGGATGTGGACAACCAGAACATTTACATCGAGATTCCGTTAGACGAAAAGAGCCGTAAATTGTATCGAACCCAAACGGGAGAGAAGCTGCAAGTTTATTTTTTTACGCAAGAGGGAGTCAAGCATTTGTTCCCAAGCGTTGTAACGGGTTACCGCAAAGAGGCGGTTAATCTGGTGGCGATTCGTAAGCCGGAGCTTGAAGAGATCACCAAAGATCAGCGCAGAAGCTATCTCCGAGTGGAAGCGAACTTGGAGCTGGCCGTGAGGATCGGAGAGAAGCTTAGGTTCCTGGCGATTACCGAAGACGTGGGCGGGGGAGGCGTCTCCTTTACTTGCGAACGAAATAGACCGATTGTGCAGAATGGCGTCCTAACTTGTTGGCTATTATTAAACTATAAGGGCGGGACGATCGCGCACGCGAAATTCGAAGGCGAAGTCGTGAGAGTTTTGCCCATTGAACCCGACAAAAATTTAATCATGATGCGGTTTCAGGATATCGCCGATTCGGATCAACAGAAAATCATTCGTTTCTGTTTCGAGCGTCAATTGGATAATCGCAAAGATTAG